In the Sorghum bicolor cultivar BTx623 chromosome 4, Sorghum_bicolor_NCBIv3, whole genome shotgun sequence genome, AGTCCACTGAACCATCATGCCGCCACGGTTGCGCACGGGCGGCCGCCCGCCATCCCAGGCTACATGGCCGCGACAAGGTCCGCTCGAGCCAAGGCGCGTCCCGTGCCGCCGTCGGCTACACCGACGCACGCCAGGAGCCGGTCCGGCGGCGGTCTCGCCGGGGACTCGTCGAGCTCGGGCCAGAACGGCAGTGCGATCGCCGGGTACAGCCCGGACTCGAGCGGCACAGGGGAATGGACCCCGCCGCGGTTCGGTGTCAGCACGCGCACCACCAACAGCAGGGTGGCCTATACATGAGCTTAACTTGAGCATGGCATTCAAGACAAAAATCTAATGCATCGTCATGACTCATGAGTGTGCTTGAGAGTTGAGACGTGTTCGCGACTCATTTTTGGTTGTTCTTGTTGTTCACAATGTATGTATAGCTTGCTATGTCAGATGCCACGGCGCTTGATGCTGCTGTAAAGTAAACGATCTCAATACTCAAAACGGTTGCAAATAAACACTCGAGAATTCTAAATGTGTTATTATGGCTCAGCTGAGATTGAAGCTTTTTAACGGAAAGCATTCCTATGAGAAAGATATATATTTCATTTTTGTAATCTACTGTACAATGCAACACACATCATCAAAACAATTGCTTGGAAGACCGAAAACTGTAATGCCCACTTGCCCAGCTTCTGCAACAATATTTTTGCCGGAAGTGCTAGGGACTGTATCTCTTCATAAATTCACAGTTTCCCGGAGCAAAGAGAACTTAGACTACAATAGTTGACTTGCTAATTACTCTGCAAAGATAAATTTCTTGTCAATTCCCAGTCTATCTACCAATACCAATATAGCAACTTAAAGTGACTGAATAAGGAATGTGTCAAACAGTGTTTACCTTACCTATAAGGTGGAAGCAGACACCCTGACAGGCTTCAAAATTTTTACAACTCTCCTCACGTGTTCAAGAATAACATAGAACACTCCAAAGACGAAGAGAAAAATAAGTTGGAGCTTCCCGAGTAGATTGTATGTAAAGACGAGGTAATTCACTCTGTCATCGTCTCTTTTGGTAAGACAACTTGCTGATCCAGATAGAAGAAGACCATCAGACTTGTTTGGAAGGTTTGACCACTCCTCTAGGTCTGTGTTTGAATTTGATGCCTTTATCATCTCCATGAGGGACATATTAACCTGGAGAGGAATTTATCAGTTGCATGACACAATAGCTCCATCACTACATAAGAGAATGCAATATTTTGTTTACCTCAGCTGGTCTTTCATGGCTCACAAGGTGGCCTCCACGGAGCTCAACCAGCTTAGCAGCAGGCTGGAGATTTTCTGCAAGCCTCCTTGCATGATACAACTGAGCAACGACATCATCCCTGATGGAATGTCAAAAGTGTATTGCTGATCAGCATTGGACAATAATGGATTATACGACTTTCTTCAGTTACCTGCCATGAATAATTAGAACAAGGAAACCTGAGAAGCGAATCCTGTCTAATTCTGTTGGAGAGAGCTTATGTGTCCAGCAAGCATTGATTTGCCCCTCAAATCCATATCTGGATTGCATGCCACCGGATGACAGACCTTTAACATATTcctgaaaaatatatatattatacataAAAGTCTCATAGTCACATACTTAATCAGAAACTGAGTACATGACAAATAACGTTCTAGGGGTTGTTTTGCATCTTTGACTTCTATAGGCGTTCTTGTCCGGTATAACAAATGTTGTACTATTCGTTGTACCAAATCTGGTTTATAGGACAGGTCAATACTCAATAATCCCATGTTCTTGTTTACTTTCTAAAGAAATTCATCATGTTATTAACAGATATATGGGCTAACACTTAAAGAGTTCACTTCCTTCATTGTTCTTGAATGGTTCATAACTTCTTACCTGATAAAGCATTTGTCTTCTGGTACTTGTTCCAATAACTTCCTCAAGGTATTCCTGCAGTATAATATGATTTTAAAATCAGTTTATCCTTTGACAAATTTTGCACGGGCATAAGCAAATCGTACTttcgaggaaaaaaaaaagaggagaagCGGTCACCAACCCTCGTATAGTGGACTTCAAGATCGAGGATGGCTCTTTGCTCCGGCGTTCTTGCTCTTAGAAAACGACATGCAAGCGATATCGTGTGCCAATCAATCTGGAAATGAAAATGGCA is a window encoding:
- the LOC8081650 gene encoding uncharacterized protein LOC8081650; the encoded protein is MGSMIASKLAAMAPHRVASLALLNTTGGGYQCIPKIDWHTISLACRFLRARTPEQRAILDLEVHYTREYLEEVIGTSTRRQMLYQEYVKGLSSGGMQSRYGFEGQINACWTHKLSPTELDRIRFSGFLVLIIHGRDDVVAQLYHARRLAENLQPAAKLVELRGGHLVSHERPAEVNMSLMEMIKASNSNTDLEEWSNLPNKSDGLLLSGSASCLTKRDDDRVNYLVFTYNLLGKLQLIFLFVFGVFYVILEHVRRVVKILKPVRVSASTL